A window from Calliopsis andreniformis isolate RMS-2024a unplaced genomic scaffold, iyCalAndr_principal scaffold0001, whole genome shotgun sequence encodes these proteins:
- the LOC143186550 gene encoding putative zinc protease RF_0338 — translation MAFKGTKTRTAFEIAKAFDDIGGIFNASSGRESTTYYAKVLKKVIKTEIFQTNGSSSDIVFDKYLEAAYEDQPSGRSILGTQHSVKSVTRGDLDNYINEHYFGKYMLFTVAGNIHSEELKKSQNTICTGGEYLHHRNLDQVYLLIGLPSVSRHDGKYHTFQVLDSILGSGMSSRLFQEVRENQGLAYSVYSFDSSYADIGMFSIFAGTDNSSLDKLLKSMTTESQKLSTDNLREEEVNRVKERIKSLILMSRGSVSSRAETLGHYYGNYNSAVTTANHEETTLAVIGEMKSMPSYDKVISMLKA, via the exons ATGGCTTTTAAAGGAACGAAGACAAGAACTGCGTTTGAAATTGCAAAAGCTTTTGACGACATAGGTGGGATTTTCAACGCCAGCAGCGGTAGGGAAAGCACCACCTATTATGCAAAAGTCCTCAAGAAAGTCATAAAAACTG AAATTTTTCAAACTAATGGTTCATCAAGTGACATTGTTTTCGATAAATATCTTGAGGCAGCTTATGAAGATCAACCTTCTGGCAGGTCAATCTTAGGCACGCAACATTCTGTAAAATCTGTTACCCGAGGAGATCTAGACAATTAcataaatgaacattactttggcAAGTATATGCTATTTACCGTTGCAGGAAAT ATTCACTCTGAAGAGCTGAAAAAAAGCCAAAATACGATCTGTACTGGTGGTGAGTATTTACATCATCGTAACTTAGATCAGGTATACTTGCTAATTGGTCTACCTAGTGTTTCTCGCCATGACGGTAAATATCACACGTTTCAAGTGCTTGATTCTATATTAGGGAGCGGAATGTCATCGCGTCTGTTCCAGGAAGTAAGGGAAAATCAGGGATTAGCTTACTCTGTCTATTCATTTGATTCCAGCTACGCTGATATAGGGATGTTTTCCATTTTTGCTGGCACAGATAATAGTAGCTTAGATAAGCTTTTAAAATCTATGACGACAGAGTCGCAGAAGCTGTCTACAGATAATCTGAGGGAAGAAGAAGTAAATAGAGTGAAAGAACGAATaaaatccctaattttaatgtcACGCGGAAGTGTTAGCTCACGCGCTGAAACATTGGGGCACtactatggtaattataatag TGCAGTTACCACTGCTAAC CATGAAGAAACCACTCTAGCTGTAATTGGAGAAATGAAATCAATGCCAAGTTATGATAAAGTGATTTCTATGCTTAAAGCTTAG
- the LOC143186551 gene encoding LOW QUALITY PROTEIN: superoxide dismutase [Fe]-like (The sequence of the model RefSeq protein was modified relative to this genomic sequence to represent the inferred CDS: substituted 1 base at 1 genomic stop codon), whose protein sequence is MSFTLPELPYDKTALEPYISAKTLDFHYDKHHKRYLNKLNELVENTDYQHVKIEEIITKVHGNSDKVSICNNVVQVWNHTFYWNSMKKNGGGKLKDDGFLAKKIQGDIGGFDKFCGEFANHGLKITKTPNADSPLIYGQLPLLTMDVXEHAYYLDCQNRRIDYIKVFLDNLINWDFAEENLKKNTQYEYT, encoded by the exons ATGAGTTTTACTTTACCTGAATTACCATATGATAAAACAGCTTTAGAGCCTTACATATCTGCAAAAACTTTAGATTTTCATTACGATAAGCACCATAAAAGGTATTTAAATAAACTCAACGAGCTGGTCGAAAATACAGATTATCAAcatgtgaaaattgaggaaataATAACAAAAGTGCATGGTAACAGCGATAAAGTTTCTATATGTAATAACGTAGTGCAAGTTTGGAACCACACTTTTTATTGGAATTCAATGAAGAAGAATGGTGGTGGTAAACTTAAAGATGATGGTTTTctggcaaaaaaaattcaaggtGACATCGGTGGTTTTGATAAGTTTTGTGGGGAATTTGCTAACCATGGA CTCAAAATCACCAAAACTCCAAATGCAGATTCGCCATTAATTTATGGCCAACTTCCATTACTCACTATGGATGTCTGAGAGCACGCCTATTATTTAGATTGTCAAAATCGTAGAATTGACTACATAAAGGTTTTCCTTGACAATTTGATTAATTGGGATTTTGcagaagaaaatttaaaaaagaatacacaatatgaatacacctGA
- the LOC143186553 gene encoding protein HflK-like, whose amino-acid sequence MGIETLSVQLKKIDPPGKVISSFRDVQRARTDKVRTINEAYACNNDIIPRAKGEAIKIKLDAEAYENEVINKAKGNANRFLSLYEEYRHNPSLVKNRIYPETMENIFSKVDKVIVADDLKDMFSYLPLINLGKQP is encoded by the coding sequence ATGGGCATAGAGACTTTATCTGTTCAACTGAAAAAAATTGATCCACCAGGAAAAGTAATCAGTTCGTTTAGAGATGTACAACGTGCTCGTACAGACAAGGTGCGTACTATAAACGAAGCATATGCTTGTAATAACGATATTATACCTCGAGCAAAGGGTGAAGCCATAAAGATAAAATTAGATGCAGAGGCATATGAGAATGAAGTAATAAATAAAGCAAAAGGTAATGCAAATCGCTTTCTATCTCTTTATGAGGAATATAGACATAATCCTTCTCTCGTTAAAAATCGTATTTATCCTGAAACTATGGAAAATATTTTCAGTAAGGTAGACAAAGTTATTGTAGCTGATGATCTGAAAGATATGTTTTCTTATTTACCTCTTATAAATTTAGGGAAACAACCATGA
- the LOC143186554 gene encoding protein HflC-like, with translation MNSKIKIVFVSVFVVLLIVLCYSIFAVQETNQAIVIQLGKVLRDVRESGLYFKLPFINSVESLDKRVLDLSPDKIPREVITVEQKRIIVDAYVKYKITNPVTFYQAARNELGLVKRLYPVIKAPIRENIGRLSLISLLDEKRSGVMQLIQRGVHSEAEKFGIEIIDVRIKRADLPKENSSAIFRRMQTERAKKAKEIRVEGEQVGQEVRSKADKLKREIISTAVKESYEIRGREFSNFYRSMNAYTKSFAEYNTKFVLLPKNNFLDILNNGWK, from the exons ATGAATAGTAAGATTAAAATTGTTTTTGTTTCTGTATTTGTTGTTTTATTGATTGTTTTATGTTATTCAATATTTGCTGTGCAAGAAACAAACCAGGCGATAGTTATACAACTCGGTAAAGTTTTAAGAGATGTTAGGGAAAGTGGCTTATATTTTAAGTTACCATTCATAAATAGTGTAGAGTCTCTTGATAAAAGAGTTTTAGATTTAAGTCCTGATAAGATTCCACGGGAAGTGATAACAGTAGAACAAAAACGTATTATAGTAGATGcgtatgtaaaatataaaataacaaatCCTGTTACTTTTTACCAGGCTGCGAGAAATGAATTAGGGCTGGTCAAAAGATTGTATCCAGTTATAAAAGCACCCATAAGAGAAAATATAGGCAGACTTTCGTTGATTAGTTTGTTGGACGAAAAAAGATCAGGGGTTATGCAATTGATTCAGCGTGGAGTTCATTCCGAAGCTGAAAAATTTGGCATAGAAATAATAGACGTAAGAATTAAGAGAGCAGATTTACCAAAAGAAAATAGTTCTGCTATATTTCGCCGTATGCAAACTGAAAGGGCAAAAAAAGCAAAAGAGATTAGAGTAGAAGGGGAGCAAGTTGGGCAGGAAGTTAGATCAAAAGCTGATAAATTAAAAAGGGAAATTATCTCCACTGCAGTGAAAGAATCATATGAAATAAGGGGCCGTG AGTTTTCTAACTTTTATCGCTCTATGAACGCTTACACTAAATCATTTGCCGAATATAATACTAAATTTGTACTTTTACCAAAGAATAACTTTTTAGACATTTTAAATAATGGATGGAAATGA
- the LOC143186555 gene encoding putative periplasmic serine endoprotease DegP-like, whose product MQKQGLADLVEKLIPAVVNISSEQIIKQEKNFLSIMVSFLWIGALVLTERWCCLVLCFIINKPRFIIVTSYHVIKNAQDITITMNDNTYFTAVVLGYDARADLAVLKVHSNKDLPSVAFGNPFGLGGPVSTRITSARSRDITIGTVNEFIQTGAAINRGNSGGPLFDLNVKVIGINTAIYSLLRAESVTPFVRIASLTNGIRNSVYHINNHQTVRNGSAVARVNTRALSSRNCGVSIPPRRAKRIHKNR is encoded by the exons ATGCAAAAACAAGGACTTGCCGATTTAGTGGAAAAACTCATTCCTGCGGTTGTAAATATTTCAAGCGAACAAATAATCAAACAAGAAA AGAATTTTTTGAGCATTATGGTCAGTTTTTTATGGATAGGGGCGCTAGTGTTAACAGAGAGGTGGTGTTGCTTGGTTCTGTGTTTCATTATAAATAAACCTAGGTTCATTATAGTAACCAGTTATCACGTTATTAAAAACGCGCAAGATATCACAATTACTATGAACGATAATACTTATTTTACAGCAGTAGTTTTAGGCTATGATGCAAGAGCTGATCTTGCTGTGCTTAAGGTTCATTCTAATAAAGATCTTCCTTCTGTTGCATTTG GTAACCCATTTGGATTGGGTGGTCCTGTAAGTACAAGAATTACATCTGCAAGGTCCAGGGACATTACTATCGGCACCGTGAATGAATTTATTCAAACCGGCGCTGCAATTAATAGAGGCAACTCTGGAGGACCATTATTTGATTtaaatgtaaaagttataggcATTAATACCGCTATCTATTCCCTGTTACGGGCGGAGTccgtaactccgttcgttcgtatcgCTTCTCTTACGAACGGAATTCGTAACTCTGTCTATCACATAAATAATCATCAAACAG tgcgaaatggtagtgCTGTAGCTCGTGTGAATACACGTGCGCTTAGCAGCAGAAACTGTGGAGTCTCAATACCTCCGCGCCGAGCTAAGCGAATTCACAAGAATCGGTAA